The following is a genomic window from Rutidosis leptorrhynchoides isolate AG116_Rl617_1_P2 chromosome 8, CSIRO_AGI_Rlap_v1, whole genome shotgun sequence.
CTGTTTTCGAAATTGTTTTCATCAGAGGGGGCTCCAAGCGGTGCGACACTTAGGAACAATTTGACTCCAAAAAAAGTTGAAGTGTTTATATGGCGGGCAAAACGGAAAAGGTTACCTGTACTAACGGAACTCGATAAACGTGGTATCGACCTTCACACCGTGCGGTGTCCACTTTGTGACGATGGTTTGGAGTTGGTTGAACAttctttattttcatgtaaatttgCAAAGGACATTTGGGAAAAAGTTTTATCTTGGTGGGGAAAAGGAAACAATCAACATCAGTGTTTTGCTGACATCTTCGAAATCGAGCACTCCTCTTCTCATTCATCGGACTTTAGTGCGAAGGTTTGGCAAGCGGTCAAGTGGGTGTGCGGATATCTCATTTGGAGAAACCGGAACCAAAAAGTGTTCAAAAATACGTATTGGACTCCTCCGGTTGCTTTGAGCGAGATACAAGTAAAGAGTTACGAGTGGATATCAAAACGGTGTAGGCGTGTGAAAATCGATTGGCATAGTTGGCTTCATAACCCGGCGTCTCTTTTTGTATAACCATGAGGATGAGAAAGTAATTGCTCGCCTCTGATTACTTGATGTCAGTTGCAATCTTTGCACCTTCTCATGTATGTTTTAGGCTAGCAATTCACTGTATTTTTGTATGTATGAGGCATCAGGCCACCTTGCGAAATCTCTTGTACATTTGAGTTGTTATTAATGTGAATCTTtctgcttttccaaaaaaaaaaaaatttctcagCTTTGATCAACATTTATTAAAgttcacttttttttttatttttttttatttttttgtattgaCACCCTACCTATCTATCTTGATACTACCATAAAAAAAAACCTCAATTAAATAAACCACTATCTACCTATAACATCAAATCCTAATAGTTGTCTGAGATCAGTAAGTTCCATCAGTCACATGCTTCTTTTAAGGTGACCTAACTTCTTTTAGGCATAAGTTTGATTTTTGGTTATGCAAGTCCATAAGTTGCTGTATGTTACACACTTACACCTCTAAAGAGTATCTAAATTGCACAAAAACAAATATAGCATGTTTCCAACACAAGTATTATATCTAACCTTGAACCAAGTTCGAACTAGGAACCGAGCAGTGAGTCCTTTAATCATGACAGAAGCAGCCACAATAGGATCAACTGACCCAAGAAGCACAACTTTGTCTGCTAAAACAATCTGTTCCTCTGTATATGTTCCCATTGCACTCCCAGAATGATAAACAACGTCTCCAATTTTCAAACCATTCACACCAGGCCCAACGGCTGTCACCACACCTGCTGCTTCCCCCCTGCAGATCACACTTATAAAGCATTCAACTTGGCAGTCGACAATCGTTCATACAGACTTCGAAGATTAGATACGAAAGAATTTTACTAATGTTATTACTGAAGACCAAAAAGAAAACCTGGTGTATATGGAATTTCGGGAATCTTATAAACTCCGGTTCGGAAATATATATCGATGAAGTTAACACCGATAGCTTTGTTCTTCACTCTTATTTCTCCTTCTTTGGGATCCCCTATCTCCACATCCTCCCATTTCAGTACCTATACAAACAATTTCTTCAGCagcatgtacatgtatatatacagatatataccaTATATAAGCAGCATAAAGAATTGGTAGAATAACATTTAAATATCATTATACTCAGTATTATTAGATTACAGAGTTAGTGAATTTCTTAAGTATTTGAAGTATGGTGTATCTATATCGAACAGAGTATATGTTAACAGAAGTTCAATTCAAATCAACTTTATTACATGAAAAACAGGGCAAGTGCtaatttgtagtaatactaatacgGAGTAATTGAATTTAGATACAAATATATGAATTTTACATAAAGATACGAGAAACAGACAGGACGGAATTAAAGGAATAAAGTGGATAAAATTGAACCTCGGGGCCACCAAGCTCATAAACCCTAATAGCTTTAACCATCTTCCAGTTTTGTTTCCAGAACTCTGCTGGATATTTTTCAGTTATGATTATTGTGAATTCGACTAAGAAAATGTCTTCGGGTTTTATATAAAAGAAGAATACAAGATGGATATCGAAGTAGTGATGGCAGACGGATAATTTGATGATGTAATCGACGTTTTACCCTTGTACAGATTGATACGTGTTAGATTTTGTTGATTTACTTTGGTGATTTTAGAGTTTGTGTTGTATAGCATGGTTTCGATTGTTGAACTTAGCCCAAATGTTCCTACTTTGAGTCATTGGATATGGACATGACTTCAATCTTCTTTATCAATAACATACTCGGTAATTTTCTTTAAATCAATTGAAAATCAATAATGATGGTATATATTGACCGTATAAGAAGATTTTATCGGATTCGTTCGCGGACTTATACCCAAAACACTGCCAGAACGAATGTGTTCCTGATactgtcgatcgggttcgggtttacgCCCAAACGTGTGTCTTACACGCAAACAATGagagtcgttgaaataaatgatctactgatgtcaaAAAATCGTCATTAAAAATAGAACCTAATTTCGTTTGTTTAGTCTTGGGGTTATGTTCGTCTAGTTTAGGTAGTTTTGTTCTGTAGCTTTTTAGTTTCCGAGTCTTTTTCGGTGTGTGTCGTGTTGTATTCATTGATTGAATTCATTttcttttagaaaacattattattTCTTTTAGAAAACATTGTTATTTCCGTGAGTTTTCGTTATTTTTGCAAAAGAAAATGATACGTGATTAGGGCCACACACTTATTATCAAGCGAGTGTAGCCAttccaaaaataaataaaaattatcaaGCGAGTGCAAATTAAGTTCGGGTCGACAGACGGAACCCCCAAGCGACGGACACAGATATATTATATATGCGATCCGTCTTTCAAATTTATCTTGCCATGAGCCGTCTACTTGTCAAGGGTATAATTTTTCGCTCGTTTTCGTAACATAgatatataactacatatatattaaCTAGTACATGTCCACGATCCACGATACTAGGATAAACTCACGAATAACTATAaatttatattgaaaatatatttatatttatattaatttataataaaaccaTAGGTGTGCGGGTTAACAGTTACAAATCAATAATTAACAAACACTCAAGTGCGAATCTTGCACATGCTCATGTTCCGCCCTGAATTTTACAATTTATTTGACGTCTCTATTGAAGTATAAACTATTACAAACCAATAATAAACAAAACTCAAGCAATCATATCGACTGCTAACACATGAAATACGATAACTGAAACTCCATAATCTATAAAGATAACCTAAAATCGACTGCTTATCATCTTCAAATTCACGTAAACAACAAGAAAACGTTAATACACAAATGAGAATCACCAccacaaaccacaactaaatcggaCAAAGAATCACCAccacaaaccacaactaaatcggaCAAAGAATCACCCAAACTACCTCTAAATACCACAAAATTACCCCAACCGAAGGGAAAGCAATGAAAGAAGGGTTGACCTGTTATAGGAACTGGTTGACTTAAGACATAATGGCTCTTGTCAACGCTTACAAACTAGTTATATGAACATGTTGACTTAAGACATAATGTCTTTTGTCAACTTTCATGTATGTTAGGACCAAAACCCTGTTTAATAAGGGTTTTAGCGCGTAAAATGACTCTATGCTCCGATCGAGGATAACATTGTAATACCCGGCTCCGGAACACAAACCCATCCACGTGATGGACGAGGGCCTGCACTCACTCCGCTCACTACCCCTCAGGTAAGGAGACTTCAAGTCAGCCTAAGCTTTTATTGAAGTCCCTGTTACCGGATTTTGAGGGTATGGAGCCGCGTCGTTTGATTGGCAAAGACCCGGGGGGGGGGGGGACTACTCCCGAGGGCCTCGAGACCAGAAAGAATGGAGTCTTTAGAGCAACAACACAATGTGAAGTTCGTCGGTAAAGGAAGAGGGAAATTGCACATCGGATACAGATGTATTTAGAGACGTGAAAAGGCAGAAGTAAAAGGTCTAGTATATATGCAGAGATCCACTAATACTAGTTGATCTCTGATTGGTACCTCCACTAAAGTAATAAAAGTACTTACTTACTAACGCAGCTTCAAAATTTTAGGTCCTTctaaattttttatttaatttaattaaatatattgaaaaaactatttacatattcaaaattttAAGTCCTTTGAAATTTTTGGGCCCTAGACGATTGTTTATCTTGCCTATGCTCGAAGACATATGTTGATACTGTCAAGGCCAAGCCAAACGCACACGCCGAATCACGTTTTCGTAATATAAGTACTGTGTACAATTTAAGTCGTATAGTAGGATCATTGGTCATATGTTTTCAAATGGCAGCAAACGAATTACGTAACTTTACATAGTTTATTTCTTTGATTCATTATTCATCACCGATAGTATCGAAAAAAGCTATTAGTATATCGTTATGATTAATAAAAAAATACGACTTTATTTGGTACTCCTTAATAAAATTGTAAAATAGTtgcaagaaaaataaaataaaagaataaaATAGTGATTTTATAGTTAGTGTAACCAAAATATTGTCAAATCAACTGAACTCGTCCCACACCGACCAGAAGAGCAACCCTCGTTAACTTTTTAAAGTAGTGATCAGCTTCCATCATCGTCCCTTCGGGGACATCCGATAAAATTGGAACGATACAGAGAAGATTAGCATGGCCCCTGCGCAAGGATGACACGCACAAATCGAGAAATGGTCCAAATTTTTTTTTCCCCAAATCGATCTCCGTTTTCGTTGAAACTCTAATTTTTTTTGCCGCTGATTCTGTTAATTTATTGCATATTTGTTGGAAATCTCCTCAAATTTCTTTACTTTCTTTTTGTCAAAACCTTAAATTTTGTGTCTTTGTTTTCGTATAAACCCTAATTCTTTGCTATTAGTTTTTGACGTTTACTGATTTACTTAATTTAGTGCATAATTTGTTCGAGAATTCCCCCAAAATTTGTAATTTGTTTCTGTCAAAACCCTAATTTGGAAAATAAATGTTCGCCTGGAATTAGAACTTGTAACCCTAATTCTTTTTGCTATTAGGTTTTGCCGTTCCTTGATTTAGTTAAATTATTAGGTTTCGCTTTTTGTTCCCTTTAATGAAAATATGTATAGGTATGTTGAAATCTTGATTTTTAATTTAAGATAGATACATAATAAATACAGTAATGCATACTTGTATGAAATATAGAATCATGTATTATGCTGTATGCTGTTTGAACAACTGTTATATCTATTGTTGTGTGTGCACTTTGTACATTTTATTGCCTACTCTGTCAACTACATAAGATTGTAAATGATGATTGAAATGATCTGTTAGGACTGCTTATTGTATCTATCCTTCATGATTTGACTACTACCTAATTAACTTCTGTGCTGTTTGATAAATCAGTTACCTGCATTACGTATTATACATGTGCGTACTAATCGTGTATGTTTCTGAAAACTGCTTGCACTAGTTGAAATCAATCCAACCATATTTCTGACTTGCAAATATGATGTAGTATTTCATTCTTGCATAGTTGCATATAACATCTATAGAATCAAGAGTAATCTTTGCATATgttcaatacaatacaatacattacTGGTTTATTTACGACTATGTCCCCTTGTTGCTAAGTTTTGTTCTGCATTTATATCTCGAGTAAGTTAAATTGTATTTTCCCCTTATTAGTAACAGTTATTAGTCATCGACAACTTGGTTGTATCCTTATGCTTGATGTCGTTTTTGGGATAGGTTAAGTCGAGTTATAGGTGTCCCCTTTGATTATGATAAATCATTTCTTATATATAACTAGAAACTTGTAAATGTGACTGCACGGGTGTCAACTTTCATGCCCAGTCTACATTTTTGAAGGAAATTTCAtgtttaaaaaaaatgtatttatTGAGTGTGAACTAGGAACCTCTAATGTTTTGTTGCTGGACTCAATTCCTTTGGTGGATACGAAGTTCGTATTCGTGGCTAAATGTTCATTGTCTTTAAAAACCATTGGTTCTCTTTTTGTTTTTTGTTAAATCGACGAATGCGAAGCATATTCATGACTTGGTTGAAGTGGATTTGAAAGATTCGAATTGTTCAAGGTGTAATGTTTGGGTCTCGGAAATATTGGATATTAAATGTCTTAATCGGGTTCTTGTTGACGGTTTCGATCAAGACTTGTTGGAGTCGACCAATCAGTTCGTGGTTTCTAACGGTATGGGTTTCGATGGCTTCGGGGTCAAGCAGAATGATCAGGCATCGGCTAGGCGTGAACCGGATAGGGTGGCGGCAGCGGGTTCTATTTATTCAGGTTTGCAATTTGGTACAGTGGATTAGACAATGGTGACATTCTTTAATCTATGGATAGGTGTGATGCCCCTGTTGTTTTGGTTGATATACCTTCCAGTGGAGGGGTTGCTAATTTTGAAGTTATAAAGAAAACATTGTGCAATAAAGGCAAATCAACGATGGTTGATCAAGTTGGTTCGAGCGAACACAATGGTGATGTTACTAATGTTAACTTGGTGGAACCGATTAACAAATGCAAACAAAAGGTTTTGGCTTTTGAGTCCATTCATTGTAAAGTAGTAAATTGTGGTGATGTCATTGATGTTAACTTGGTGGAGCCAAATGATGATGTCATTTCTATTGGTGTTTCGGAGTCAAATGATGATAACATAATGTTTGCGGAAAGATTGGCTCGGTTAAAGAAGAATAAAAAGAAAGAAGTATTGTTGGCAAAACACACTTTGGGTAATTATAAGCTTAAAGATCATATTGATAACTTGGATTATGGGGACGCCATACAAAACTTGTTTATGGGTTATTATGATGTAAGAGATGGCGGTTCATCAGCAAATGGGAAAGGAAATATGTCCGTAGAGGCTTTCACGACATTGGACGAAATGATGACACGCGTGGCCGAGGAATGTTTCGGGTGATGGATCCGCCAATGTGTTATCTTATAAGATAGAAAATCGGCCCGGGAAGAACACTTTGAAAGAGACGATTAATGGTAAATTGAAACGGGCAGGCCCTAGAGGTTGATTTCACATGGTTTATTTGGTTTGGTTTGGTTCCTGTCTCCCATCTGTATCGGGTAATTTCGAATTAGTATTGGAAAGTTTTGTATTAAGGTTTTTCGGGTTGTCAGGGGAGGCTTGTTTATAAGCTTGTTTATATATAGTTAGATGGTTTCTAGATGCGAGCTTTCCGATTTCCCCCGTCCGTTGAGTGCGTTTTTCTTTTGGAAACAACCTCGTTTCTATATAAATTTTAGTTATTTTTGCTAAAAAAAAGAAAACATTTGACTTGACATATAGTAATATAATATGCACAAATATATTAAAGTCCAAAGTTTGATATAAAGTTGCATAATCTATGCCTATAATTCATTCGTTATCAAATCGAAACACGCACTTAGCTCAAATGACTAGTATCTTTGGGTTTTTCTGTTGACCTATATAAGCTCTGtagtaataggattattattattaaatgttgtaTCTTTATCATCTTCTTCACCCACATATCTCTTCCAAAACCAATGCTGcttccatatccgatccattgtttCAATCGGAACATCTTTAGTTTCAGGAAGAAACAAATACACAAACACAGTCATCACACCCACCCATCCACCAAAAAAGAAAAACGTTCCCGCCTTAAAATGACATAGCATCGCTAGAAACATTTGAGCAACGATGAAAGTAAAAAGAAACCCGACCGCCACAGTGATACTTTGTCCCGCAGATCGTATCTCCAACGGGAATATCTCACTAGGAATTAACCATCCTAACGGGCCCCAGGATAAACCGAAACCAGCAACATAAGTGCAAATCAAAATCAACACTAAGTACCCATACCCTTTGCTTAGTCCACCATGATCTTGTAACTTTGCC
Proteins encoded in this region:
- the LOC139863164 gene encoding uncharacterized protein, coding for MVKAIRVYELGGPEVLKWEDVEIGDPKEGEIRVKNKAIGVNFIDIYFRTGVYKIPEIPYTPGGEAAGVVTAVGPGVNGLKIGDVVYHSGSAMGTYTEEQIVLADKVVLLGSVDPIVAASVMIKGLTARFLVRTWFKVRYNTCVGNMLYLFLCNLDTL